The Ovis aries strain OAR_USU_Benz2616 breed Rambouillet chromosome 2, ARS-UI_Ramb_v3.0, whole genome shotgun sequence nucleotide sequence ttccaggcacaaaaactggagtgaactgccattttcttcttcagggaatctttcccacccagggatcaacccatgtCTCATGGATTGGCAGGTATTCTTTACCACATGCATGGAAGCCTGTATTATACTATGAATCTAAAGAGTCAGCACTGTGGGACATGGTGTCCTTACAAAGATCTTTAGAgtaagacaagaaagaaaaactcaagaGAACCTGGGGGAAAATTATACCAAAATATTTAATGTCAGATTCCAATAttaaaacttatttaaatttAGCTTTTTTTCAAGTGAACAAGttgatgtgttttcttttttgcttgaaAGTTGCCATGAATTAGTTTCAAAAAGTAGCTTACTACAGGAGATTAATTTTAATGGGGAGAATgatatctcatttcttttattatacacagaaatctaatttgttttagaaattaaaaaaaatttacttccaCCTTTCCATtatatacatgctaagtcacttcgtgtctgactctttgccaccctctggactgtagctcaccaggctcttctgtccataggattctccaggcatgaatactggagcggttgccatgcctcctccaggggatcttcccaacccaggtctgaACTCatatttcttatgtttcctgcattggcaggagggttcttcaccaACCAGCACCACATGGGAAAGTGTCTATTAACTCAGGGAGGCCAATGACTACCTCAGGAATTCAGTTCCTGCACCATTAAGTTCCTAAGATTTAGAATAAATACTGATTAAGGTGCAAACTGCAGTCCCATGCACCCTAGTTCGTCTAAGAGATCACTCACTCACCTGGGGTTCTGGCAGGCACTCAGGGCAGCGTCTTCACCCTTCCCTGCCTCTGGGACCTTTTCTTCTTCCAAacccctttctttttcctctaggGGGCTGCATTCGGAAATAACGTGTTCAGGTCCTCCCACACATTCTTCTCTCTGATCTGTTTCGATCTGGattaaagggacttcccttgAGCAAAGTGATCGCTGGGTGTGGCTTAGAGGGACCGCATGGTGGCATGAGGGAGTTTCCTTTTCAAAATCTAAACTGCTGTGACTTGTAAGAGGAGCAGCTTTGTTTGGGGACGACCCTGGGAGATGGCTGCTTTCTGTGATTGAGTTTTTCCTCGGATAATCCACGGACTCCTGCACAAGCAGAGCTGGCCCACTTTGCACCCTGCCCGAAGCTAACCTGCCTGCACACTTTTCCACTTGCAAGGAGGGGCCCCCTGAAGCAGGTTCAGCGTCAGCCGCGCCGGCATCATCCACTATAATTTTGTTCTTCCGCATGAGAGCCTCGATTGAGTTTGCCCACGTCTCGTGAATTAACATGTTTGTGATGTGGTCAGCCCCACCTCTGCGATACAGGCAAGAGTCAGATTTGCAGAGACTCGAGGAGGAAGCGCCGCCAACTGGCTGGACGCTGAGGAAGTCTTGCTGGCTGTGTTGAGAAAAGCCGTCTAAGGAGTTGGCTTTGATGGGCACGTTCACCGTGAGCCTGGCGCCCGGGGATCTGCCGTTGGGCACAGACGACTGTCTATAGTACAAGGGGGATCGCAGAGAAGGAGAGAGCAAGCCAGTGGTCCAGTCCTGGCTGCCTCGCCTGGAGGAGGGGCCGTCTTTGCCCTCTCGTTCAATGTCCCTCAGCATGTACCTGTAGAACTCCTCGGTGATGCTCTCGGTGCTGGACTGCTTCGAGGGACAGCTTGGCTTCACACTCAGGTGGTCATTTTTCCGGCAGGCCTGTTGCACAGCTGAGTTCAGGATGCTGCTGGCATTCTTGCCTGCGTAGTAATCCAGCAGTAACTCGAAGCCTCTTCCTTCATTTTCCATCTGGTTCACCATGAACCTGGAAAACTCATCGGTGATGCTCTCGCAGCTCGACTGCTTGGAGACGGAGCTGGCCCGGCTAACTGGCTGACTCAGGGTACTCATTAAACCCAGGCTGTTCACATAGGCCCGGGTGTTAGAGTCCTCCTCTGGAATGCTCTCGCAGCTGGAGGCCTTCAGGCGGTTCCACCTGTCCCCACCCAGTAACCGACTCCGGGGGTAGCCCTGGGCTTGCCAGACACCGTCCACCAAAGAGAACTCTGTGAGGTTCATGATCTTGGCTGCCACTTCGTTTGCAAAAATACTGACAGAGTCTGGGATGTCCTCGAGGTTCATGGGCTCGTCCACCACCCTGTTCATCAGCTTCTCTTTCAGTTCCGGGTGCTCATCGGTTTTCCTCTTGATCTCGCTGAGTCGCGGGGGCTTGTGTTTCCTCACAGTGGCCCCGCTGGCCtggctctctttcttcctcttcaagGATCGGCAGGAGATGTTGGGGGTAACCAGAAACTCATTCCCTCTTTTCCATGCACAGAACCAGGGTTGTTTTCCATTGGAGTTGTCAAGGCAAATCGCTGCGATTTCCGTTGCCATGGAGACGATAGTCTCTGCTAATTCTTCTGCGAAGTCTGCAATGCAGTATATGTCTGGGTCTTTTTCTGGTAGTGTGGATTGAGTAGGAAGCAGCAAATCATTCCCCAACAAAGACGGGCAAACTTGAACTTCATTGTTTAGAGGCAAGGCGCCGTTGTACTTTTCTTGAGCATTTGCAATGATGCTGTCCTCAGTGTCCTGAGAACTGGTGCTGTACTTGCCAACTGTTGgtgtcatttcttcctctggaGGGGCTCTGCATTCATTCTCATTATCACTGGGTGGTGGAGGAGGGTTTTTCATATCCTCCACCACCGATCCTTTCAGATATGTTTCCTCTGGGGGTGTTTTAGCAGCCATGGTGGTACTGCAGGATAATTCAGATTGCTGTGTGGGGATCTGGGAAAGACCTAACTGTGCTGAACCCTTCCTATCTTGCTTCAGATGTCCAGCATCTACGAGATCATTGATAACAGGACTGCTGATATGCAGGTTGCTAAGTGGATGGCAACTGGAGTATTCAGCGGCTTTTGTCCATGCTGGACAAATGGCTTGATCAGTTGGCTGGAAGTCTGGTTCGGTCTCCCTCCATTTCATGGTCTCTTTAGAAAGGACAGGGGGACATCCCCCAAGCTGTACAAGGTGGCTTATCTTCTTGAACGTGAAGCGTATCACATTGAAGAGCAGCTGATTTACACTTTCCATTAAGGATTCTAAGGTTTCAGATGAGTCCCTGTCATCACTGGgctctattattttatttttctggtgaaTTTCATCAATGGAATGCTTCAGGATAACATTAGACAGGGTCTGTGCCAGTTCATTCCCAAGGGCATTTTCTGAGCACAAGGTCTGAGGCTTTGAAACAGCTTCTACGATCCTCCTATTCACTGACTCCATGAGGTCTCCGATGCTGCTGTAGGCATTAGGTCTTGTTAAGACCAAGGCAACCTCCTTGAGCAAGGCCTCTGCAATGGCTTCATTCCCCAGCTCCATGCTCTTCTCTGTCACCAAACCACAAAGTGAGGGGATGGCTGCAGGGGCCTCCACTGCAGACAGGAAGCCACCGGAAGCCACTGGGCACTTCACCTCTCCCGTTTCCCCCAGGCCACAGACAGCAACAGCACTGGCCACCTGAGTCATGCCGCATAAAGCAGATGGAAACGAGTATTCACTGAGGGAGGGATCCTTGAGTACTTGAGAGGCCTGAGTGTGCACTGGCTCATCACCTCCCGATGGATGGTGTGAAACCAGGGGTTCTTGCTCCATTTTGAATCTTTCTGTGGCTTGGGGACTGGAAATGGTTCCAATAACAGTGGCTGCACAAGCTAATGCTACTTCTAGAGCACTCTGGGGGTGTCTGCTGGAGTTCTCTCCAGAAGGGACGCCTGAAGTTTCACTGGAGACTTCTGTCTCGGGCCACGAGGGGATGCCTGGCTCAGGGCCAGCATCACTGCCTTCTGGACTCTGGACAATGACGATTTTGGGGAGCTCGTTCCATGACTGAGGTACCACGATATCTTCTGTGGAAGAGCCGCTGGGGAGCAGAGGACTTCCTACAGAAACACTGACTGCAGATTCCTGGGGGAAGGCAGGCTG carries:
- the SPHKAP gene encoding A-kinase anchor protein SPHKAP isoform X2 encodes the protein MDGSSLLSAPSSLESPLMYQVPETQQGSASASSGSSLGGSITACKKVLRSNSLLESTDYWLQNQRTPCQIGFVEDKSENCASVCFVNLDVNKDACSTERLQQKLVSVSPDLPKLISSMNVQQPKENEIVLLSGLTSGNLQADFEVSQCPWMSDVCLVQCARGNRPNSTNCIIFEINKFLIGLELVQERQLHLETNILKVEDDTNCSLSSIEEDFLTASEHLEEESEVEEYRNGYENINVSTSILENKKQKETTKEEWNYSKEKLLYTLEDKYVSKYHTPLVKTEGSLERVAEYTSLQSVDPSAEISKWKGEAVGNEQSATKDYYSEKCKSQEEKPQALCIPGNAYFSKMVKRDGPSACGTFSEHDSNLDPGDHEGHTSSLLPLQDGEATTGEYATNLAESVLQDAFIRLSKSQPAFPQESAVSVSVGSPLLPSGSSTEDIVVPQSWNELPKIVIVQSPEGSDAGPEPGIPSWPETEVSSETSGVPSGENSSRHPQSALEVALACAATVIGTISSPQATERFKMEQEPLVSHHPSGGDEPVHTQASQVLKDPSLSEYSFPSALCGMTQVASAVAVCGLGETGEVKCPVASGGFLSAVEAPAAIPSLCGLVTEKSMELGNEAIAEALLKEVALVLTRPNAYSSIGDLMESVNRRIVEAVSKPQTLCSENALGNELAQTLSNVILKHSIDEIHQKNKIIEPSDDRDSSETLESLMESVNQLLFNVIRFTFKKISHLVQLGGCPPVLSKETMKWRETEPDFQPTDQAICPAWTKAAEYSSCHPLSNLHISSPVINDLVDAGHLKQDRKGSAQLGLSQIPTQQSELSCSTTMAAKTPPEETYLKGSVVEDMKNPPPPPSDNENECRAPPEEEMTPTVGKYSTSSQDTEDSIIANAQEKYNGALPLNNEVQVCPSLLGNDLLLPTQSTLPEKDPDIYCIADFAEELAETIVSMATEIAAICLDNSNGKQPWFCAWKRGNEFLVTPNISCRSLKRKKESQASGATVRKHKPPRLSEIKRKTDEHPELKEKLMNRVVDEPMNLEDIPDSVSIFANEVAAKIMNLTEFSLVDGVWQAQGYPRSRLLGGDRWNRLKASSCESIPEEDSNTRAYVNSLGLMSTLSQPVSRASSVSKQSSCESITDEFSRFMVNQMENEGRGFELLLDYYAGKNASSILNSAVQQACRKNDHLSVKPSCPSKQSSTESITEEFYRYMLRDIEREGKDGPSSRRGSQDWTTGLLSPSLRSPLYYRQSSVPNGRSPGARLTVNVPIKANSLDGFSQHSQQDFLSVQPVGGASSSSLCKSDSCLYRRGGADHITNMLIHETWANSIEALMRKNKIIVDDAGAADAEPASGGPSLQVEKCAGRLASGRVQSGPALLVQESVDYPRKNSITESSHLPGSSPNKAAPLTSHSSLDFEKETPSCHHAVPLSHTQRSLCSREVPLIQIETDQREECVGGPEHVISECSPLEEKERGLEEEKVPEAGKGEDAALSACQNPSETLDVRDVPEAEVSKEGRALDEFCSPPGSSGESMDSWSQLANEEDNPDDTSSFLQLSERSMSELVEEKEILKGQAETMEEHASGTPVGTASRQGSLLVINFDLEPECPDTELRATLQWIAASELGIPTIYFKKSQENRIEKFLDVVRLVHQKSWKVGDIFHAVVQYCKIHEERRDGTPSLFDWLLELG
- the SPHKAP gene encoding A-kinase anchor protein SPHKAP isoform X1: MDGSSLLSAPSSLESPLMYQVPETQQGSASASSGSSLGGSITACKKVLRSNSLLESTDYWLQNQRTPCQIGFVEDKSENCASVCFVNLDVNKDACSTERLQQKLVSVSPDLPKLISSMNVQQPKENEIVLLSGLTSGNLQADFEVSQCPWMSDVCLVQCARGNRPNSTNCIIFEINKFLIGLELVQERQLHLETNILKVEDDTNCSLSSIEEDFLTASEHLEEESEVEEYRNGYENINVSTSILENKKQKETTKEEWNYSKEKLLYTLEDKYVSKYHTPLVKTEGSLERVAEYTSLQSVDPSAEISKWKGEAVGNEQSATKDYYSEKCKSQEEKPQALCIPGNAYFSKMVKRDGPSACGTFSEHDSNLDPGDHEGHTSSLLPLQDGEATTGEYATNLAESVLQDAFIRLSKSQPAFPQESAVSVSVGSPLLPSGSSTEDIVVPQSWNELPKIVIVQSPEGSDAGPEPGIPSWPETEVSSETSGVPSGENSSRHPQSALEVALACAATVIGTISSPQATERFKMEQEPLVSHHPSGGDEPVHTQASQVLKDPSLSEYSFPSALCGMTQVASAVAVCGLGETGEVKCPVASGGFLSAVEAPAAIPSLCGLVTEKSMELGNEAIAEALLKEVALVLTRPNAYSSIGDLMESVNRRIVEAVSKPQTLCSENALGNELAQTLSNVILKHSIDEIHQKNKIIEPSDDRDSSETLESLMESVNQLLFNVIRFTFKKISHLVQLGGCPPVLSKETMKWRETEPDFQPTDQAICPAWTKAAEYSSCHPLSNLHISSPVINDLVDAGHLKQDRKGSAQLGLSQIPTQQSELSCSTTMAAKTPPEETYLKGSVVEDMKNPPPPPSDNENECRAPPEEEMTPTVGKYSTSSQDTEDSIIANAQEKYNGALPLNNEVQVCPSLLGNDLLLPTQSTLPEKDPDIYCIADFAEELAETIVSMATEIAAICLDNSNGKQPWFCAWKRGNEFLVTPNISCRSLKRKKESQASGATVRKHKPPRLSEIKRKTDEHPELKEKLMNRVVDEPMNLEDIPDSVSIFANEVAAKIMNLTEFSLVDGVWQAQGYPRSRLLGGDRWNRLKASSCESIPEEDSNTRAYVNSLGLMSTLSQPVSRASSVSKQSSCESITDEFSRFMVNQMENEGRGFELLLDYYAGKNASSILNSAVQQACRKNDHLSVKPSCPSKQSSTESITEEFYRYMLRDIEREGKDGPSSRRGSQDWTTGLLSPSLRSPLYYRQSSVPNGRSPGARLTVNVPIKANSLDGFSQHSQQDFLSVQPVGGASSSSLCKSDSCLYRRGGADHITNMLIHETWANSIEALMRKNKIIVDDAGAADAEPASGGPSLQVEKCAGRLASGRVQSGPALLVQESVDYPRKNSITESSHLPGSSPNKAAPLTSHSSLDFEKETPSCHHAVPLSHTQRSLCSREVPLIQIETDQREECVGGPEHVISECSPLEEKERGLEEEKVPEAGKGEDAALSACQNPSETLDVRDVPEAEVSKEGRALDEFCSPPGSSGESMDSWSQLANEEDNPDDTSSFLQLSERSMSNGNSSATSSLGIMDLDIYQESMPSSPMINELVEEKEILKGQAETMEEHASGTPVGTASRQGSLLVINFDLEPECPDTELRATLQWIAASELGIPTIYFKKSQENRIEKFLDVVRLVHQKSWKVGDIFHAVVQYCKIHEERRDGTPSLFDWLLELG